The Saccopteryx leptura isolate mSacLep1 chromosome 2, mSacLep1_pri_phased_curated, whole genome shotgun sequence genome has a window encoding:
- the HSPA5 gene encoding endoplasmic reticulum chaperone BiP — MKLSLVAAVLLLLGAARAEEEDKKEDVGTVVGIDLGTTYSCVGVFKNGRVEIIANDQGNRITPSYVAFTPEGERLIGDAAKNQLTSNPENTVFDAKRLIGRTWNDPSVQQDIKYLPFKVVEKKTKPYIQVDIGGGQTKTFAPEEISAMVLTKMKETAEAYLGKKVTHAVVTVPAYFNDAQRQATKDAGTIAGLNVMRIINEPTAAAIAYGLDKREGEKNILVFDLGGGTFDVSLLTIDNGVFEVVATNGDTHLGGEDFDQRVMEHFIKLYKKKTGKDVRKDNRAVQKLRREVEKAKRALSSQHQARIEIESFYEGEDFSETLTRAKFEELNMDLFRSTMKPVQKVLEDSDLKKSDIDEIVLVGGSTRIPKIQQLVKEFFNGKEPSRGINPDEAVAYGAAVQAGVLSGDQDTGDLVLLDVCPLTLGIETVGGVMTKLIPRNTVVPTKKSQIFSTASDNQPTVTIKVYEGERPLTKDNHLLGTFDLTGIPPAPRGVPQIEVTFEIDVNGILRVTAEDKGTGNKNKITITNDQNRLTPEEIERMVNDAEKFAEEDKKLKERIDTRNELESYAYSLKNQIGDKEKLGGKLSSEDKETMEKAVEEKIEWLESHQDADIEDFKAKKKELEEIVQPIISKLYGSAGPPPTGDEEPVDKDEL; from the exons ATGAAGCTCTCCCTGGTGGCTGCGGTGCTGCTGCTGCTCGGCGCGGCGCGGGCCGAGGAGGAGGACAAGAAAGAGGACGTGGGCACGGTGGTCGGCATCGACCTGGGGACCACCTACTCCTG TGTCGGGGTGTTTAAGAACGGCCGCGTGGAGATCATCGCCAACGATCAGGGCAACCGCATTACGCCGTCTTATGTGGCGTTCACTCCCGAAGGCGAGCGTCTGATCGGCGATGCAGCCAAGAACCAGCTCACCTCTAACCCTGAGAACACGGTCTTCGACGCCAAGCGGCTCATCGGCCGCACGTGGAACGACCCTTCTGTGCAGCAGGACATCAAGTACTTGCCTTTCAAG GTggttgaaaagaaaacaaaaccatacATTCAAGTTGATATTGGAGGTGGGCAAACAAAGACTTTTGCTCCTGAAGAAATATCTGCCATGGTTCTCACTAAAATGAAGGAGACTGCTGAGGCTTATTTAGGAAAGAAG GTTACCCATGCAGTTGTTACTGTACCAGCCTATTTCAATGATGCCCAACGCCAGGCAACCAAAGATGCTGGAACTATTGCTGGGTTGAACGTTATGAGGATCATCAATGAGCC GACAGCTGCTGCTATTGCTTATGGCCTGGataagagggaaggggagaagaacaTCCTGGTGTTTGACCTGGGTGGTGGAACCTTTGATGTGTCTCTTCTCACCATTGATAATGGTGTCTTTGAAGTTGTGGCCACTAATGGAGATACTCATCTGGGTGGAGAAGACTTTGACCAGCGTGTCATGGAACACTTTATCAAGCTCTACAAAAAGAAGACCGGCAAAGATGTTAGGAAAGACAACAGAGCTGTGCAGAAACTTCGGCGTGAGGTAGAAAAGGCCAAACGTGCCCTGTCTTCTCAACATCAAGCAAGAATTGAAATTGAGTCCTTCTATGAAGGAGAAGACTTCTCTGAGACTCTCACTCGGGCCAAATTTGAAGAACTAAACATG GATTTGTTCCGTTCTACAATGAAGCCTGTTCAGAAAGTGCTGGAAGATTCTGATTTGAAGAAGTCTGATATTGATGAAATTGTGCTTGTTGGTGGCTCTACTCGAATCCCAAAGATTCAGCAGCTGGTTAAGGAGTTCTTCAATGGCAAGGAGCCATCCCGTGGCATAAACCCAGATGAGGCTGTAGCGTATGGTGCTGCTGTCCAGGCTGGTGTCCTCTCTGGTGACCAAGATACAG GTGATCTGGTACTGCTTGACGTTTGTCCCCTTACGCTTGGTATTGAAACTGTGGGAGGTGTCATGACCAAACTGATTCCAAGGAACACTGTGGTGCCCACCAAGAAGTCACAGATCTTTTCTACAGCCTCTGATAATCAACCAACTGTTACAATCAAGGTTTATGAAG GTGAACGACCTCTGACAAAAGACAACCATCTCCTGGGAACTTTCGATCTGACTGGAATTCCTCCTGCTCCCCGTGGGGTCCCACAGATTGAAGTCACCTTTGAGATAGATGTGAATGGCATTCTCCGAGTGACAGCTGAAGACAAAGGTACAGGTAACAAAAATAAGATCACAATTACCAATGACCAGAATCGCCTGACCCCCGAAGAGATTGAAAGGATGGTTAACGACGCAGAGAAGTTTGCTGAGGAAGACAAAAAGCTCAAGGAGCGCATTGACACTAGAAATGAGTTGGAAAGCTACGCCTATTCTCTAAAGAATCAAATTGGAGACAAAGAAAAGCTGGGAGGTAAACTTTCCTCTGAAGATAAGGAGACCATGGAAAAAGCTGTAGAGGAAAAGATTGAATGGCTGGAGAGTCACCAAGATGCTGACATTGAAGATTTCAAAGCCAAGAAGAAGGAACTAGAAGAAATCGTTCAGCCAATTATCAGCAAACTCTATGGAAGTGCAGGCCCTCCTCCAACTGGCGATGAGGAACCAGTAGACAAAGACGAGTTGTAG